One genomic segment of Arachis duranensis cultivar V14167 chromosome 4, aradu.V14167.gnm2.J7QH, whole genome shotgun sequence includes these proteins:
- the LOC107486382 gene encoding pentatricopeptide repeat-containing protein At1g80880, mitochondrial: MALRLKASQLKRIANNVLLSQAFHQTLSSPSLSHSQCPPPPPLPPPPAPFGFYLDGPQHPPPPQFLELLKKVATFSSQAEAATHLDHSGFEASKDLICCAIWALREQWKPALVAFNWGGKFHCFDEKVCNLMIWVLGTHSKFSPAWCIIRDMQRSSLSTRLAMLIMIDRYAAANNSGKAIQTFNFMEKFRLTPDQEAFHSLLNALCRHGNVEEAEEFMLVNKKLFPLETESFNIILNGWCNITCDVFEAKRVWREMSNYCITPDGVSYSHMISCFSKTGNLFDSLRLYDQMKKRGWIPGIMVYNSLVYVLTRENCLKEAVKFVDRLKEEGLQPNSATFNSMIQPLCEAGKLAEARIILNEMVKEKVSPTIETYHAFFEGTDYQGTLEFLSRMKGSGLSPNEDSFLLILAKFFKLKQPVNALKIWMEMVVYGVVPNCMHYRTMVEGLVKCRWFIKARDFYEEMISKGCLQDPKLNKLFENEALDLGDKPKNTKTTRVNSDKSGGILRAIR; encoded by the exons ATGGCTTTGCGTCTAAAAGCTTCCCAGTTAAAGCGAATAGCAAATAACGTGTTACTCTCTcaggcatttcatcaaacactttcATCGCCCTCCCTTTCTCACTCTCAATGCccccctcctcctcctcttcctccaccTCCCGCGCCATTCGGCTTCTACTTGGATGGCCCACAACATCCGCCTCCGCCTCAATTCCTCGAGTTGCTCAAAAAGGTCGCCACCTTTTCGTCGCAAGCAGAGGCAGCCACCCATCTTGACCACTCAGGTTTCGAAGCAAGTAAGGATTTGATATGCTGTGCAATTTGGGCGTTGAGGGAACAATGGAAGCCTGCACTTGTTGCCTTCAATTGGGGCGGTAAATTTCATTGCTTTGATGAGAAAGTTTGCAACTTGATGATATGGGTTCTGGGAACTCATTCAAAATTCTCCCCTGCTTGGTGCATCATTCGAGATATGCAACGCTCTTCTCTCTCCACACGTCTTGCTATGCTTATTATGATTGACAG ATATGCAGCTGCTAATAACTCAGGCAAGGCCATTCAAACATTCAACTTTATGGAGAAATTCAGATTGACTCCTGATCAGGAAGCATTCCATTCTCTCTTGAATGCTCTTTGCAGACATGGGAATGTTGAAGAGGCTGAAGAGTTTATGCTTGTAAATAAGAAACTCTTCCCACTTGAAACTGAGAGCTTTAACATTATTCTTAATGGATGGTGTAACATAACATGTGATGTTTTTGAAGCAAAAAGAGTTTGGAGAGAAATGTCAAACTACTGCATTACTCCAGATGGTGTTTCATATAGCCACATGATTTCCTGCTTTTCAAAAACTGGGAATCTTTTTGACTCTCTTAGGCTCTATGATCAGATGAAGAAGAGGGGGTGGATTCCTGGGATAATGGTTTACAATTCATTGGTATATGTTTTAACTCGCGAAAATTGCCTGAAGGAAGCTGTAAAGTTTGTAGATAGGTTGAAAGAAGAAGGTTTGCAGCCAAACTCTGCCACCTTTAATTCCATGATACAACCTCTTTGTGAAGCTGGAAAGTTAGCAGAGGCAAGAATTATATTAAACGAAATGGTGAAAGAGAAAGTCAGTCCAACCATTGAGACCTACCATGCATTTTTTGAGGGAACGGATTATCAAGGAACATTAGAATTTCTGAGCAGGATGAAAGGTTCTGGATTGAGTCCAAATGAGGATTCCTTTCTTTTAATTCTGGCAAAGTTCTTCAAGTTGAAGCAACCGGTAAATGCGCTGAAAATATGGATGGAAATGGTGGTATATGGTGTGGTGCCAAATTGTATGCATTACAGAACAATGGTAGAGGGGCTTGTAAAGTGTAGGTGGTTCATCAAGGCAAGGGATTTCTATGAGGAGATGATTTCAAAAGGATGTTTGCAAGATCCAAAGCTTAATAAGCTTTTTGAGAATGAAGCACTTGATCTTGGTGATAAGCCAAAGAATACTAAAACTACAAGGGTTAATAGTGATAAAAGTGGGGGAATTCTGAGAGCAATAAGATGA
- the LOC127739562 gene encoding uncharacterized protein LOC127739562, with translation MSVCNCKTLLLCSSLSSFKSQRTTLSLSSSLTRRCFASLQTAPSIADDTVKQLLTNHDGVSRLMKMERKPLLFQTQRDPRWFPYLDRFSCENGYVISSGEIIDAVSPVMSEERRERFKNVVQNRSYSVCLVVEGLCDFGNVSAAFRSADALGVQSVHVVSCDANKRYRDNRHVSMGAEKWLDIELWDSTTECFKMLKSRGYRIATTHLGMDTVSIYDMDWSCPTAIVVGNENRGISEEALELSDLHCSIPMNGMVDSFNVSVAAGILMHHAVCDRISRMGHHGDLTEEERQILLAEFSLRHSNSAISIVQDYAKRKVATST, from the exons ATGAGTGTTTGCAACTGCAAAACCCTTCTTCTGTgttcctctctctcttccttcaAATCCCAACGCAccactctttctctctcttcttccctcaCCCGAAGATGCTTCGCTTCACTCCAAACCGCTCCTTCCATTGCAGACGACACTGTCAAACAACTCCTAACCAACCACGATGGTGTCTCCAGGCTCATGAAGATGGAGCGCAAGCCACTCCTCTTCCAAACCCAACGCGACCCTCGCTGGTTCCCTTACCTCGACAG GTTCAGCTGTGAAAATGGTTATGTGATAAGCAGTGGTGAGATCATTGATGCTGTTAGTCCGGTGATGTCGgaagagaggagggagaggttCAAGAATGTGGTTCAGAACAGGAGCTACTCAGTTTGTTTGGTGGTGGAAGGGCTCTGCGACTTTGGGAATGTTTCCGCTGCATTTCGATCTGCGGATGCACTTGGGGTGCAGTCTGTTCATGTGGTGTCTTGTGATGCCAACAAAAG GTATAGAGATAATCGTCATGTGAGCATGGGTGCAGAAAAGTGGTTGGACATTGAATTGTGGGACTCTACGACGGAGTGCTTTAAGATGTTAAAATCACGTGGTTATCGAATCGCCACAACCCATTTAGGAATGGATACG GTTTCTATATATGACATGGACTGGTCTTGCCCAACTGCAATTGTAGTTGGGAATGAGAATAG GGGCATTAGCGAGGAGGCTTTGGAGTTGTCAGATTTGCATTGCAGTATTCCGATGAACGGAATGGTAGACTCTTTTAATGTTTCGGTTGCTGCCGGAATCCTCATGCACCATGCCGTGTGTGATAGAATATCACGAATG GGCCATCATGGTGATCTGacagaagaagaaagacaaaTTCTACTTGCAGAGTTTTCACTGCGCCATAGCAACAGTGCAATAAGCATCGTTCAAGATTATGCAAAGCGCAAGGTGGCAACATCGACCTAA